One Hippocampus zosterae strain Florida chromosome 4, ASM2543408v3, whole genome shotgun sequence genomic window carries:
- the LOC127599335 gene encoding serine protease 23-like codes for MCSHTGTSRLPSIHILLFLVMLPASFSFSRPRWILQRVPVVLPQQSESRPAPRFLSQARLNVSSACDPECHKTAPLPSYWDLEQFLAYETLHSDGRLTETAVGLYGYNLASNKSPAYSLAPSEKGQRSHTRRKRQIFGHDGRYSIAGHNFVLQYPFSVAVKLSTGCSGTLVGDRHVLTAAHCVHDGKNYVKGAQKLRVGFLKARQRDLRSSISNLSNHVESGPNVGPIVSEKMKFQWIRAKRTHVPKGWIKGNANDIGMDYDYALLELKKAHKRRHMNLGVSPPSQRLPGRRVHFSGFDNDRPGQLVYRFCHAGEETSDLLYQHCDAQPGASGSGVYARMWDGRRRRWERKVIGVFSGHQWVERQGASQEFNVAVRITPLKYAQICYWIKGNFVDCREG; via the exons ATGTGCTCCCACACTGGAACATCACG GTTGCCCTCCATCCACATCCTTCTCTTCCTTGTCATGCTTCCAGCATCTTTCTCCTTCTCACGACCTCGGTGGATTCTTCAACGCGTCCCCGTGGTCCTCCCACAGCAAAGCGAGAGTCGCCCGGCCCCACGCTTCCTGTCCCAAGCCCGCCTTAACGTCAGCTCCGCGTGTGACCCAGAATGCCACAAAACAGCGCCTTTGCCTAGCTACTGGGACTTGGAGCAATTTCTGGCTTATGAGACTCTTCACTCAGACGGTCGACTCACTGAGACCGCCGTCGGGCTCTATGGTTATAACTTGGCGTCCAACAAAAGCCCCGCATACTCCTTGGCGCCGTCTGAGAAAGGCCAACGGTCACATACCAGACGAAAGCGTCAGATCTTTGGTCACGATGGGCGATACAGCATTGCAGGGCACAACTTTGTGCTTCAATATCCTTTTTCCGTGGCTGTCAAACTGTCCACCGGATGTTCTGGTACTCTCGTCGGGGACCGGCATGTTCTAACGGCCGCTCATTGTGTTCATGACGGTAAAAACTATGTGAAGGGTGCTCAGAAGCTCAGAGTGGGCTTTCTAAAAGCCAGACAACGGGACCTACGCTCTTCAATTTCCAACTTGAGCAACCACGTTGAGAGCGGGCCAAACGTCGGCCCAATCGTGTCAGAGAAGATGAAGTTCCAGTGGATCCGGGCCAAGCGCACACATGTACCAAAAGGATGGATTAAAGGCAATGCCAATGACATCGGGATGGACTACGACTACGCGCTTTTAGAACTCAAGAAAGCCCACAAACGGCGTCACATGAATTTGGGTGTGAGTCCTCCATCTCAGAGGCTTCCCGGGCGACGGGTTCATTTCTCCGGGTTCGACAACGACCGTCCGGGACAGCTGGTGTATCGTTTCTGTCATGCCGGAGAGGAGACGTCAGACCTGCTCTATCAGCACTGCGACGCCCAGCCGGGGGCCAGCGGGTCGGGGGTCTACGCCCGAATGTGGGACGGGCGGCGTCGGCGATGGGAGAGGAAGGTGATCGGTGTGTTTTCTGGGCACCAGTGGGTGGAGCGTCAAGGGGCGTCTCAGGAATTTAATGTCGCCGTGAGAATCACACCTCTCAAATACGCTCAGATCTGTTACTGGATAAAAGGCAACTTTGTGGACTGTCGGGAAGGCTGA